From Hydractinia symbiolongicarpus strain clone_291-10 chromosome 12, HSymV2.1, whole genome shotgun sequence, one genomic window encodes:
- the LOC130621762 gene encoding uncharacterized protein LOC130621762 codes for MVCQIKQIFLASIILLTLQCGESRPKKPSTLNLCASHSDRRWYVWDCPKQSARQKTLVEKLRGRLTKRSINLKRQKTKTELWRAWYCRNMRSFNFDQSEKHLINLLRLCGN; via the exons ATGGTGTGTCAAATAAAGCAAATTTTTCTTGCTTCTATCATTCTACTTACGTTGCAATGCGGAGAGAGCAGACCAAAAAAGCCGTCTACATTAAATTTGTGTGCCAGCCACTCGGATCGAAGATGGTATGTTTGGGATTGTCCTAAACAATCAG ccAGGCAAAAAACATTGGTGGAAAAGCTGAGAGGTCGATTAACAAAGAGATCCATCAACCTAAAacgacaaaaaacaaaaacagagcTTTGGAGAGCATGGTATTGTCGAAACATGAGGAGTTTCAACTTTGACCAATCCGAAAAACACCTTATAAATTTATTGCGTTTGTGTGGAAACTAA